GGGGCCTTGGTTTGGCACAGGGTCGCCCGTGAGCAGTCAGGGTGGGCTCACCAGGCGTGAAGAGCGCGATGGCCTTGAGGCAGCCGTACTCCGCCGCGTCCACCTGCAGGCGGCCAAGCTTGTCCACCTGCTCCTGGAAGGCGCGCACCTGGTCCATGAAGGCCACTGCGCGCTCGGCAGCCATGGGTGCGGCGTGCAGCCCCGCGGCGGCCAGCAGCGGCGCCGTGTGCAGCGGCAGCGCCGCCTGCGCCGCGTTCAGCACGAACAGCTCGCTCCAGCTGAGTCGCAGCAGCGCCACCTGGTCGGCGGCCGGCAGCTCGGGGAAGAAGGGCGCGTGGCGAGCCCACTCAACCGTGCTGAACAGCAGGCGTGCCGCCAGCTCGCAGACGTTGTCGATGCCCAGCACGGCGCCACCGCCGCCGAAGCGTCCGGCCGCGGGGTAGGGTTCGGCGCGTAGCAGTTGCGCGATTAGTTCGGACACCGGCGGCCCCGCGAAAGGCTCGACGCCCGCCCCGCCCGGGGGACTGCAGGCTGCGGGGCCCGGGAGCGCGTGCGGGATGCGGCCGCGCTGCACGGCTGCGGAGATAGGGCAGCGTCAGGCGTTGGTGAGGGCCACCCCCACCCGATGTGGCAGCATAAGGAACCAGGCACACGCTGGTCACTAGGGCCCTGACAGCTCGCGTCTGGCGCCCACCCCGAGGGTCTCCACCCACCAGACACTCTCCTCCTGCACCGTGGAGGCCATATCTGTCAATCACCGGGGCTCTCCCACCACTCACAGCTCCCCTGTGGGACCACATCACCAAAGTGGCACAGTAGTGATCCCAAAGGGCAGTTGTTGTCATTGTTACCTTTGCCCTTGGTGGTGCATACCAGTCATCCTAGCTCTGgagcagggaggcaggaagggcaggaattcaaggccagcctcagtacaaagtaagtttgaggccagcctgggctacaagagaccctgtttcaaaatataacTGACAAGAGAATCCAGTACTTATCCGAGTCCCCATCACAGACGGGGTGAAAAGGAAATTGAGGCTGGGGACACAGGTATTTTAGCCCGGGGAAGGCAGCTTGGGCACAGGGCCAGGAGGCTGTTAGTGAGTGTGCTTTAGTAAGCTGACACCTGTCTTAGCTGGCGGATAAACTCCAGGTCAATCCAGGTGGAGCCAGAGCCAGGGGTGCAGGGGACACTGGGAGGGACCCAGCCCAAATACCAGAGACATGGGGAGTCTCCCAGCCACCTGCCAAACAACTGTAGCTGGACAGGACCCCAAACGCTCCACGGTTCTTCAGAGCTCCTTTTGCTCTCAAGATGTGAACCCTACCCTCACCACTGCTCCCCCATCCAGCCCTACTCCAGGGCCTTTGCCCAGAATATTCTGAGCCTCAAAATCCCACTCCTGCCccacccttccctttctccatccaATTTAGACTGCTGgaattcaaatcccagcacccatctgtTCTCTATGCCTGTTTCCTGATATGTCAAATGCAGCCGATGACTGCTAAGCTACCTGTGGATCTAATGGGTGAAGGGTGTCAGTTTCAGAGTACGGTAGACTGACGTGAGCCGGTCGCTCTGAGGACACAAGGGAGGGCACCAGGCCCACTTTTGCAGGAGCAgcagtgcaaaggccctgaggcagaGGCACTGGGAGCAGGAGTCTCTCACAGGCTCCGATTACAGACCTATCAGAACTTTCCATCTAACAGACAAGCTGAGGCAGAAATCCAGGCTGGGCAAGGACAGGGCAGCAGTCACCTTTAAACTTAAAGGGACAACAAGAGTCATCAAATAAGACTGATGTGTTTCCTTGTGTGTCTTTTTCTAACCAGGGTTTGCTATGCAGTCTGTTGACTTCAaactggagatcctcctgcctcaaccttgtAACTACCAGGATAATAAGCCTGCACCACTATGCCCAATTCTCCAGTCTGAAGCAGAAGACCTTAAGCAGCGGCCATTTTCAGAAGTCCCGCAGGAAAGTGACCAATGTCAAAGCAAGCAACAGCTAGGTGACACTCTAGCCTGGCCCACTCCTCCCCACTAGTCCAGGCTCTCAACCCTCAGGGCTCCATGTGGCTGCTCCTGGGTTCCAGTGAATTCTGGGGGAACCTGAGGCACAGGTGTCCAGTGTGTCTGTCCACCCAGGACTCCTGGGCCTCCCTCTGGCAGGCTTTGTCTGTAATCTGGCTGAGTCCTGCCTTCAGCACACACAGAGGGCAGAGagtaaacaaattaataaaaattccagttgggaggtcagaggtcacggAGGGCCTGGGGAAAGAGCTCACAGGGTCACACTCCACACCTGGCACACACCACCCTAGCTGGATCCCCATAGCCTGGGGCCGCACCCAGGGCTACTCACCCTCCTTGCGCATGCCCACCCGGAAGCACTTCTTGAGGCGACAGTACTGGCACTGGTTGCGGTGGTGCTGGTCGATCTGACAGTCACGGTTAGACCTGAAGATAGAGGCCACAGTTTCCAGTGACACCCACATCCTCTGTGCCTATGAAGTGGGGGCTCCCTAGACTGCGGCGGCAGCTCCAAAGGCCAGGTGTAGGACTCAGTCCCCCGCTTGGGAAGGGCGACTGGACCACAATGGGTGAAGACCAGCACACAAAGAGAGCACTTTAGGAACGGGTTCTGACGTCTGAAGAGAAATTCCCCAAGAGGGCAGAGATGGAGAAGCCTTTTctggcagggaacatggtgaaACAGATTTGAAAGGATTGAGAATGAATCCGTTTTACTTGACTTGGTCACCATCAGGGTCACAGCACTGCTGGGCGCAGCCCAGCACCCAGCCTGTGACAAGGGTGAGTGCCAGCCGTGCTTCTCCTCTGAGGACCCAGCCGCCCAGTCTCTCCATAAGCCACTGTGTCCAATCTGGGCAAGGAGCACCCAGACACAGCAAAGATGCCGGCAGAGATCAAGCCCAGAGCGGGACgctgcccccaccccattccTGGATTAGGCACTCTGGAGGCCTCCAGAGACAGCCTCTAGAGCCAGCTGGGTGCTCTGCCCTGGGTCAGGAGAGCCCATGAAGGGGCCCAGCTGGGGCAGAGAGAACTCAGGCACAGCCAGAACAAAGCCAGCAGCCAGGCGGGTGGTGGAGGATCAGGGCGGCCAGGCGGAACTGGCCAGGCCCTGGATGGATGAGCAGGTCTGCTCGGGGAAGGCCTTCTGTCTTGCCTTCTGCACTGTATGGTTGGAGCAGACTAGAACCCACCAGACACAGTAAACTACCTCACCAAAGGCACAGTCTAGCTCCAGCTGCTACCACtgcttctgtgtttttgttgttttcggCTAAGGGGGCAGTGTCCCTGCGCTGTGCTGTCTGtgccctcagcctcctgagtgtctgGGACTGTGTGACACTCTGGCCGACCTCCCAGCCCAATCTAAGTTCTGCCCAGCATGCTGCGCCCACTTGCCTCCTCTGGGCCTAGGTGGGCTCACCTGACCCACTAAACCCTCAGCTGGGGTTTCCTCTTCTGCCTGCCAGGGCTTTGAGGCCACTTCCTGAGGGCCCCCTCCAGACAGCTGCTGACCCACTCAGGTTCAGAGAGGGACACTGGCTACACAGTATCACACAACATAGGTTCCACGGAACGCAGAGAGCAGGTGGGACCCCAAGCTCCCCCAGCCCCCTTCACTCTCCCCAAAGACCCAGCTAGACCTAGCAACTCTTTCCAGACACGAGAATGAGGCCAAAGTCTGGTGGCCCAGTtacagctgggggaggggagcaaagcAGGTTCCAGTAAATCCAAATTCTAACATGGTGGCAGCCCCCCACTGACCGGTCACCAGCTGCTAACTTCTGGGGGGAAAGAAACTCAACTCCAGATTCCACCAATTCCTCACCCCAACAACTCCACATCCCAACTCCCACAGCTCCCCTTGCTAAGTCCACGGGGCCAGGCCCCTTCTGTTGACCCGGGGCGGCCTACAACTTCTCTGGGGCTCAGCTCTGGGTACCTGGGAAACAGGGCTGTCAGCCTGCTCTAAGGCCCTGCAGGCTCCTGGGGGCGCAGAGCCCGGCTCCTGCATGCTTAGACAAAAAGTGGTCTGTATCCCCTGCCGGGCCTGAGCACCCAACCTCTTCTCCAAGGGACTTTCTGTCCCCAGCAGCTGCCAGTAAGCAAGGCCACGCCCTGCCGAGCCCCGCAGAGGGGTCCCCATCTCCCACGGGTCTCTCATTCCTAGAGCGGCCCCGAAGTTTAAAGGATCGTCCCGGGGCCCCAAGGCTGCACCAGCCCCGGAGTGGGGGGTGCGGTCAATTCCGGTGGCCTTGCTGGCCCTCCGGCGGCGGCTTCCGGTGACCCAGAGCCCATGGGGTGTCCCTCTGATGGACAGGCCCAGGTCCCCGTGCACAGCAACCCCCTGCCGCCGGCGAGGGCAGCCATCCCGAGCCACCCGGGCGTCCCTCCAGCTGCCCGTGCCGGGGCGACTTTGGAAGTGATATTTGACCCAAGGGCGCGCCGAATCGATCCGCGCGGCCGCAGACAATGGCCCCTGGACGTCGCCAGCCCCGCGGTGCGACTTGCACGTCTGATTCCCGCGGGGCACCACGCGTGACGGACTCCCACGAGAATGGGGGCCCTGGGAGCTGGAAAGGGGGTCCCCACTCCTGACATCGTCTGCAAGCCCTCCCCGCGCAATAGAGCCAGCTCTCTAGGGCAGGAGAGGACCGAAGACCacctgcgggggtgggggggacctGCACGTATGCATCGCCAACTGTATACCCGATCGCAGCCGGGGACGTGCCCGTCGCCTGGGCAGGGATACGGGTGCGGGGAAGGTCAGTGTCAGGCCCAAGGTGACCGTGCAGGTCCGGGCCGGCCCGGTGGCCGCGCGTGGGGCTCACCGGCAGGTGTAGCTGAGGTTGCGGCGGATGCTGCGCTTGAAGAAACTCTTGCAGCCCTCGCAGGTGAACACGCCGTAGTGCTTGCCGCTGGACTTGTCCCCGCACACCACGCAATCCACCTGCAGCCCCGGGCGCTCCTCGTCGCCCGGCTCCGCATCGCTGGCCACCCCGGGAGGCGACGCCGAGTCGTCCTCGGTCGCGCGTGGGTAGCTCCCACCGGCCTTGTCCACGCCGTTCGTGTCGCCTCCGGGGCCGCCCCAGCCACTGGTCACCATGGCCATAGCCCCCGGGACGGCGGGGCCGGGGCGCCCCGGGGCGAGTCCGTCCCCTCTGGGCACGCCTGGCGACCCGAGGGGGACCCGGCTACCCCGCGCGCATGCAGCCCGCGCGCTCGGGGGGCTCGGGTCGCACCCCCAGTAAAAAGTTTTGCGGCAACTTCCTGCGGCCGGTCCGCGCGCCCGGCAGGAACTGGTCGGGCCGGTTCCAGGCCAACTTTCCCACGCGTGCCCGCGGCCGACGGGGGCGCGCTAGAGGCGCGGGTCTGGGGCGCCCGGGTCCCGTGGTCCGGAGTCCTGGGGACCCGGTGGGGACGCGCGGGCCATGGCCCGGCCCCGCCGCCCAGGCCAACTTAGTGGCTCGCCATCCGAGGGCGCGCGCGCGTCCCCGAGCCCGGGGGGGGAAACTTTGGCCGCAAGTTGGGCGTCGAGGGGGGAGGGGCGGCGGGAGCGCGCGCCGGAGCCCGGGAGTCCCGGACGCCGCGCGCGCCCGGCCGCAACCGCGGAGGTCCGGGCGAGAGAGCCGAGTGGGGAGTGCGGCCCGCGGCCTGCCTCGGCTCCTCTCCCCGCCGAGCCCGCGCGCGGCCGGCCTGGGCCTGCGCCTGGGCCCGAGCCTCGGCCTCGCCCTGGCGCTCGCCGCCGGCCCCGCGCTGCGGCCGGCCTGACACCCGCGTTCCATCGGCgccggcgggggcggggcgggggcgcgCGGCGCGGCCGGGGGCGGGCGCTCGTTGCCCCGGCGACGGCCGCCCTTATAAGGGCATGGGGTAGCCGCGCGCCGCCCGGAGCCGTGGGCCGGCGagagggcggggcggggcgcgcGGCTGACCCTCCCCCACGCGGCCGCGCAGCCTTAACCCCTGCGCGCCCTGCCCGGGGCCTCCGCGTGCTCCGCGCGGCGCCCCGCAGCCGCGCCCCCGGGGGACATCTGCACCCGGGCACGCCCCCGCCGCACACGCGCGCTCCGCATTGCTCCGCACGGCTGCCAGCTGGAGCCGGccgccccccctccccaaagTCTCCGCCGCCGgtcccgccccgccccgcgcgCTCTGCTCCGGTGAACACCTGGTCCCCGAGTCCGGGGGCGGAGGGGACGCGGCCTCCCGAGGTCTGCTGGCCGCGCCGTGAGGTCAAGGGGTCCCCTTCGCCTTTCAGGCGCCCGGGCGGGGAGAGGCAGGACGCCCGTCGCCCTCCCAGCGTGGCTCGAGGCGGCCGGAAGGCGTGCCAGCCCCTGGCTGTTGTCCCCGGTCccccttcatttccttttctttctctgcttcataGAAAGGGCTTGGCCTGGTGGCCGGCTGGGCCACAGATGTCTCCTCGCTCCCCGGAGCTTCCCAGCTGCCACCACTCCCCTGagcctcccacctccctctctaGACCCAAGTTCTAGGGAGCAAGCATTTATTAAGCACCCTTTGTATGCAGGGCACCTTCAGGGCAAGCATTTATTAATCTCCCTTCATGCTGGAGGCCTAGGTGGGAAGCTGAGGCCTAACTCCAGGTCTGTTAACGTTTAACCCGTTAACTGTCTGGAAAAGCCCCTCCCGGGGTGACCTTTCACCTCTGAGTCATGGTTCTGCCCGCCAGGCCTGTTTTGCTTCCTGCGCAGGCCTGGGTCCAGTGTGGACACTAGGGCGAGCGGCTGGGACTCCCTGTGCCCTTTTAACTAGTCCTCTGCCCCTGAGGGGCCTTGTGAAAGTCACCCCACAAGATGAGACTGCACATGCGGTGTGGGGGGTTAAAGGAAGCGTGATTGATGCCCATGCCTCTGCCGCCCCCAAGACTCTGCCTGGGCACTGTGTGACCAGCCAAATACAGAAAGCAGGAAGGGCTAGGGTTAAACTCAAGGATTTCCCACGAATCTGATTAAAACAGCTCTGCTTTAGTGGGAACAAAGCCTGGGTGGGCCCGGGAGGTACAATAGTTTTGGAGTCATGGTTGTTTGGGGTAGGACAGGGGTCCTAGACTGGACTGTTCTAGAATCTCAGTATCTCAGAGAAATGATTAAAAATGGGGCGGGGGCTTAGGAGAAAAGCCACGGGAAGGGGGATTGGGTCACAAGCCCGAACAAAAGAATTTTGTGGGGCCAGTCTAAGGGAAGGGACAGTTTGGGGTGGGAGAGTACAGCCCCTGTCCCAGTGTCCCCACCACCCCCTCTCTCTTGAGGCCCGACTGAGGGTGGGCAGGGCCTAGCTACGCCCCCATAACCCCTGCCTGTGGCCCCGAGGTGACATTTGACCTTGTGGCTGCTGAGGACCTGGGGACAAAGACACAGGGCCCATCTGCCGCTGGGATGTCCGTGGGAACAGCCAGACACTGTTTGCTGAGAACTTGCCCCTCACCCCAGCAGGTGACCTTGGCTGACCACTAATGACCTGGTGGCTAAAAAGTCGTTGTCTACacagtgggcaaaggtgcttgcttgctgccaagcctgtagACCTGAATTCAACTCCAGGGACCTACATGGAGGCACGAGAAGACCAAGGACTtgtagggaggggaggggagtgaaagaaggacacccccacacccccacacctccCCACACCCACTCACACCAGGAGTGGGAGAGTGGCACAAACACAGGTCCCAGCCCCAGTGACTGCTTCAGTCTCGGCTCGCGGCCCTGGGGCACTGGAGCTGTCCCCTGAGGGCAGACAGCTGGTCAGCACACCTGCACAGGTGTGGCTTGCAGGGCCCACCCCCAGACTAATCCTGCTCTAGGATTTCAGGCTGGAGGGGACAGCTGGACCCCATCCCAGCCCCCACAGCGAGGGCGGTGGCCGGTCTGCTGCCACTCAGTCAGCTGCTATCACACACATAAGACAGTCTCCCTTCCAGAAGCCCTGACCTCCTCTCCGCACAAGTCCAGGGTGGCAATGTCGCCGAGCCACAAGTGTCCGCACTCAGTCTGTGTGTAGACGCCCTAGGAGGTCAGAGGTGCCACCagacgtgggttctgggaaccacaCTCTAGTTCCCTGAAAGAGTAGTGAGTGAgccgtgcagtggtggcgcacgcctttaatgctagcactcaggaggcagaggcagggggatctgtgagttagttccaggacaggcaccaaagctacacagagaaaccctgtcgagagagagagagagagagagagagagagagagagagagagagagagagagagagagagagagagagagagagcgagcagtaagtgctcttaactgctgagccaactctccgggTTCTTCTTGTgcgatcagaggacaactttgtgggtcCGCTCTCCAGTTCAcctgtgtgggctctgggaactgagctcaaaCTGTCATCTCAGCAGCAATCACCGTTACCCAGTAAGCCACCTCTCGTcccatttttagttttatttacttattcattcattagGACCCcttaaaacatttattcatttattatatatacagcgttctgcctgcatgtgtccccgcagaccagaagagggcgccagatctcactatagacagttgtgagccaccgtgtgtttgctggaaattgaactcaggactctgaaagaacagtcggtgctcttaacctctgagccatcgctccagtccctcattcatcatttttttaatatttagatgAATGTGTGATttcttgcatttgtgtgtgtgtaccatgtgtgtgcctgatgctcacagagaccagaTAAGGGcgttggatccccaggaactgaagttatgaACAGTTGTGGGCCACTATACTTGGGAATGGAACcaaggtcctctgtaagaacagcaagtgcaaCAGTGAGCTACCTCTCTAGCTCCTTGTTCAttcttcatc
The sequence above is a segment of the Chionomys nivalis chromosome 20, mChiNiv1.1, whole genome shotgun sequence genome. Coding sequences within it:
- the Nr2f6 gene encoding nuclear receptor subfamily 2 group F member 6, producing MAMVTSGWGGPGGDTNGVDKAGGSYPRATEDDSASPPGVASDAEPGDEERPGLQVDCVVCGDKSSGKHYGVFTCEGCKSFFKRSIRRNLSYTCRSNRDCQIDQHHRNQCQYCRLKKCFRVGMRKEAVQRGRIPHALPGPAACSPPGGAGVEPFAGPPVSELIAQLLRAEPYPAAGRFGGGGAVLGIDNVCELAARLLFSTVEWARHAPFFPELPAADQVALLRLSWSELFVLNAAQAALPLHTAPLLAAAGLHAAPMAAERAVAFMDQVRAFQEQVDKLGRLQVDAAEYGCLKAIALFTPDACGLSDPAHVESLQEKAQVALTEYVRAQYPSQPQRFGRLLLRLPALRAVPASLISQLFFMRLVGKTPIETLIRDMLLSGSTFNWPYGSG